Proteins encoded by one window of Nicotiana tabacum cultivar K326 chromosome 10, ASM71507v2, whole genome shotgun sequence:
- the LOC107777591 gene encoding dnaJ homolog subfamily B member 1-like, whose amino-acid sequence MGVDYYKVLGVDKNATDDDLKKAYRKLAMKWHPDKNPNNKKAAEAKFKQISEAYDVLSDSQKRAVYDQYGEDGLKGGVPPPGAGGPGGGSPFFSTGEGPQSFRFNTRSADDIFAEFFGFSSPFGGAGGRGPRFGGMFGDDMFASFGEGGGGGGASMYQSAPRKEAPIQQNLPCNLEDLYKGTTKKMKISREVADASGKRMQVEEILTINIKPGWKKGTKITFQEKGNEQPGVIPADLVFIIDEKPHRVFSRDGNDLIVTQKISLVEALTGTTVQLTTLDGRNLTIPVNSVIQPNYEHVVPGEGMPLPKDPTKKGNLRIKFDIKFPVRLTTTQKAGIKELLGS is encoded by the exons ATGGGGGTTGATTATTACAAAGTATTGGGTGTAGATAAGAACGCTACAGATGATGATTTGAAGAAAGCTTATAGAAAACTTGCTATGAAATGGCATCCTGATAAGAACCCTAATAACAAAAAAGCCGCTGAAGCTAAGTTCAAACAGATCTCTGAAGCCTATGAT GTGCTTAGCGACTCCCAGAAAAGAGCTGTGTATGACCAGTATGGTGAAGACGGGCTGAAGGGTGGGGTGCCACCGCCAGGAGCAGGTGGGCCGGGTGGTGGTTCCCCCTTCTTCTCTACTGGGGAAGGCCCCCAGTCATTCAGATTTAATACTAGAAGTGCGGATGACATATTTGCTGAATTTTTCGGCTTTTCAAGTCCATTTGGAGGTGCTGGAGGAAGGGGACCAAGGTTTGGTGGTATGTTTGGCGATGATATGTTTGCATCCTTTGGTGAAGGAGGAGGCGGTGGTGGTGCTTCAATGTATCAATCAGCTCCAAGGAAAGAGGCTCCGATACAGCAGAACTTGCCTTGTAATCTTGAGGATCTTTACAAGGGTACCACCAAGAAGATGAAAATTTCTAGAGAAGTTGCTGATGCGAGTGG CAAGAGAATGCAGGTGGAGGAGATTCTAACAATCAATATTAAACCTGGCTGGAAAAAAGGTACAAAGATTACCTTCCAAGAGAAAGGGAACGAGCAGCCTGGCGTTATACCAGCTGATCTTGTCTTCATAATAGATGAGAAACCTCATAGAGTTTTCTCACGCGACGGAAACGACTTAATTGTTACACAAAAGATATCTTTGGTTGAAGCCTTGACTGGTACTACAGTCCAACTCACTACTCTAGATGGAAGGAATTTAACCATTCCCGTCAACAGTGTTATTCAACCAAATTATGAGCATGTTGTCCCAGGCGAAGGTATGCCGCTTCCAAAAGATCCGACAAAGAAAGGAAATCTGAGAATCAAATTTGACATCAAGTTCCCTGTTCGTCTGACTACGACCCAGAAAGCTGGGATCAAGGAGCTATTGGGTTCTTGA